A portion of the Kribbella jejuensis genome contains these proteins:
- a CDS encoding DUF3817 domain-containing protein — protein MTSSADPATSAGAQPITPAVRGALTRYRVIAYVVGVMLLLLVFLAMPLKYFADSPGAMNIIGPLHGFLYVVYLLLTFDLFRRVRWSFPRLVLMALAGTIPFLSFYAERKTTHELQGR, from the coding sequence GTGACTTCCTCTGCTGACCCCGCCACCTCCGCCGGCGCGCAGCCGATCACCCCGGCTGTTCGCGGCGCGCTGACCCGCTACCGCGTGATCGCGTACGTGGTCGGCGTCATGCTGCTCCTGCTGGTGTTCCTCGCGATGCCGCTGAAGTACTTCGCCGACAGCCCCGGCGCGATGAACATCATCGGCCCCCTCCACGGCTTCCTGTACGTCGTGTACCTCCTGCTGACCTTCGACCTCTTCCGCCGCGTCCGCTGGTCCTTCCCCCGCCTGGTCCTGATGGCCCTAGCCGGCACCATCCCCTTCCTCTCCTTCTACGCCGAACGCAAAACCACCCA
- a CDS encoding SURF1 family protein: protein MPEPRPLWRTAVQPRWVGLLALALAIAGAMTAMGVWQLGVYKSKTAEATAHRAAAAPVSLQSLFSIDDGLPAKAVGRQVTISGTWGPVADQVYMSDRMQDGKNGFWVVTPLKLSPTDAVMIVRGWVPSVTDPAAKAPVGPVSLTGSVVASEAEDSSDDAAKGRVLSSLRIPTIVHLVKYRIYDAFVVQTSPAASPAPAAVVPPPPPTDHAGLRNVAYAFQWWIFAAFTLWMWTRMLQDAHRTPPELTAPDTDDSATPYAPTTSASITATDATGTGMTGSSTTSGDATAPGTTGPSTTGQDAPSAGTTETDTSGAGTTEAVASSGDGVPRGESGVDGMKGDQGGERVGPGGTVSA, encoded by the coding sequence ATGCCTGAGCCACGGCCCCTGTGGCGTACCGCCGTACAGCCGCGCTGGGTCGGGCTGCTCGCCCTCGCTCTCGCCATCGCCGGCGCGATGACGGCCATGGGCGTCTGGCAGTTGGGCGTCTACAAATCGAAGACCGCCGAGGCCACCGCCCATCGAGCCGCTGCTGCACCTGTCTCCCTGCAGTCACTGTTCTCGATCGACGACGGGCTCCCTGCGAAGGCGGTCGGCCGCCAGGTCACCATCTCGGGCACGTGGGGACCTGTCGCCGACCAGGTCTACATGTCGGACCGCATGCAGGACGGGAAGAACGGCTTCTGGGTGGTCACTCCCCTGAAGCTCTCGCCGACGGACGCGGTGATGATCGTCCGCGGCTGGGTCCCGTCGGTCACCGACCCCGCCGCCAAGGCTCCGGTGGGCCCCGTTTCGCTGACCGGCTCGGTCGTGGCCTCAGAAGCCGAAGACTCCTCCGACGACGCCGCCAAGGGCCGGGTCCTCTCGTCGCTACGGATCCCGACCATCGTCCACCTGGTCAAGTACCGCATCTACGACGCCTTCGTAGTACAAACCTCCCCCGCGGCCTCCCCCGCCCCCGCCGCCGTAGTCCCCCCACCACCCCCCACCGACCACGCAGGCCTCCGCAACGTCGCCTACGCCTTCCAGTGGTGGATCTTCGCCGCCTTCACCCTCTGGATGTGGACCCGAATGCTCCAAGACGCCCACCGCACCCCACCAGAGCTGACCGCTCCGGATACAGATGACTCGGCCACTCCGTACGCACCTACGACCAGCGCGAGCATTACCGCTACGGATGCGACGGGCACAGGTATGACGGGCTCGAGTACTACCTCCGGGGATGCGACAGCGCCGGGTACAACCGGCCCGAGCACAACCGGCCAGGATGCGCCGTCCGCAGGTACGACGGAGACGGATACGTCGGGCGCGGGTACGACGGAGGCGGTGGCGTCGAGTGGGGATGGGGTACCTCGAGGTGAGTCGGGTGTGGATGGGATGAAGGGTGACCAGGGCGGGGAGCGTGTGGGGCCAGGCGGTACCGTTTCAGCGTGA